From the Purpureocillium takamizusanense chromosome 6, complete sequence genome, one window contains:
- a CDS encoding uncharacterized protein (EggNog:ENOG503NYS6~COG:U~TransMembrane:12 (i70-97o109-126i138-156o168-188i200-219o225-247i273-292o304-322i351-376o388-409i416-436o534-554i)), producing the protein MAIAEERGCRLASAAGTASTDSASKETAPSSNALLASRVVPFLSFDHGGSGVAKSEAEGIPPPMSKARRIALVATLTGAAFLNTLSSQSVVIILPSIGKSLDIPENRQQWIVSSYSLAFGCFLLLWGRVADIHGKRLVFILGSAWVTVVTAVNAFIPNEIAFSLFRALHGLGAAANVPTAIGILGVVFSPGKAKNYAFSCYAAGSPLGNVFGNIFSGLITQYSNWKWVFGVSAIMAGTTAVAGLVFIPQSPSPRSLRDQNSIGPAPIGAKPSIDWLGTFLITAGLLALMYALTEGNVVGWAVPWVPVVIVVSLGTIVLFGVWQRYLERRQSLDGSALPPLVKVSVFSNARFTAAMVATGLFFASFNTFIIFATYHFQNYEALSPLQTALRFVPLGVGGAFANLIVAQLLHRVPALFLLLCGTIAASSSSLLFAVPIPPGTSYFSYGLPAMLLSSVSADTVWPCLTLFTSQTLPREDQAIGGALINAVGQLGRALGLAISTAVQTAVMARARHVPVKDAGGMEAREPTTLSGLRAGSYMTFALGIASVVVVAVSFRNMGIIGKAQSTPARQASGHDIRDVEHAQATTS; encoded by the exons ATGGCCATCGCAGAGgagcgaggctgccgccttgcctccgccgccgggacAGCGTCAACGGATAGCGCCTCGAaggagacggcgccgtcgtcaaaTGCCCTGCTGGCCTCCAGAGTCGTcccctttctttctttcgACCATgggggcagcggcgtggCCAAGTCTGAAGCCGAGGgcatcccgccgcccatgtccaAGGCACGCCGTATCGCCCTCGTGGCCACACTGACTGGCGCGGCCTTTTTGAAT ACTCTATCGAGCCAGAGCGTCGTCATCATTCTGCCCAGCATCGGAAAGTCTCTCGACATCCCCGAGAACCGCCAGCAGTGGATCGTCTCGTCGTACTCTCTAGCCTTTGGCTGCTTCCTCCTGCTCTGGGGTCGCGTTGCCGACATCCACGGCAAgcgcctcgtcttcatcctcggcTCCGCTTGGGTCACCGTCGTCACGGCGGTCAATGCATTTATACCCAACGAGATTGCATTCAGCCTGTTCCGTGCGCTTCACGGCCTG GGTGCGGCCGCCAACGTCCCAACCGCAAttggcatcctcggcgttgTGTTCTCGCCGGGCAAGGCCAAAAATTATGCCTTTAGCTGCTACG CTGCTGGCTCACCCTTGGGCAACGTCTTCGGCAATATCTTCTCTGGCCTCATCACGCAGTACTCGAACTGGAAATGGGTCTTTGGGGTCTCCGCCATCATGGCAGGGACTACAgccgttgccggcctcgTTTTCATCCCCCAAAGTCCCTCACCTAGGAGTCTTCGGGATCAGAACAGCATCGGACCGGCTCCCATCGGTGCCAAACCATCTATCGACTGGCTAGGCACCTTTCTCATCACCGCCGGACTCCTGGCTCTCATGTACGCCCTCACCGAGGGCAACGTCGTCGGTTGGGCAGTGCCATGGGTCCCTGTCGTCATCGTGGTCTCTCTTGGCACCATAGTCTTATTTGGCGTCTGGCAGCGATATCTTGAGCGTCGACAAAGTCTAGATGGGAGCGCCTTGCCGCCTCTTGTCAAAGTCTCCGTCTTCTCCAACGCTCGCTTCactgccgccatggtcgccaCGGGTctcttcttcgcctcgtTCAACACCTTTATCATCTTCGCTACATACCACTTCCAGAACTACGAAGCGCTGTCTCCGTTGCAGACCGCGCTGCGATTCGTCCccctgggcgtcggcggcgccttcgccaacctcatcgtcgcccagctgCTCCACCGCGTGCCTGCCCTCTTTCTCCTGCTCTGCGGCACAAtcgccgcctcgtcttcgtccctGCTCTTCGCCGTGCCCATCCCTCCTGGGACCTCGTACTTCTCCTATGGCCTCCCCGCGATGCTTCTCTCCTCCGTCAGCGCCGACACCGTGTGGCCGTGCCTCACCCTCTTCACCTCGCAGACGCTGCCGCGGGAAGACCaggccatcggcggcgccctcatcAATGCCGTCGgtcagctcggccgcgccctcgggctggccatcagcaccgccgtccagaccgccgtcatggcgcgcgcccgtcacGTCCCGGTCAAGGACGCTGGTGGCATGGAGGCCCGGGAGCCCACTACCCTCAGCGGTctccgcgccggcagctACATGACCTTCGCCCTTGGGATTGCCTCtgtcgtcgtggtggccgTGTCGTTCCGGAACATGGGCATCATTGGCAAGGCCCAGTCTACGCCGGCGCGTCAGGCGAGTGGTCACGACATCCGAGACGTTGAGCATGCTCAAGCGACGACGTCGTAA
- the DNF3_2 gene encoding drs2 neo1 protein (TransMembrane:8 (i111-132o138-156i376-397o417-440i1206-1228o1240-1257i1269-1294o1314-1333i)~COG:P~EggNog:ENOG503NWJZ), producing the protein MSDSDLATTEKRAAHDFASPVFPPAKYNNASRSRVPLQRRLKDAAVALYQATVVELILRQKHIQASKDGRAIPLAIEHDKPLIDTRRGHAYISNNVRTSRYTIWDFIPKQLIFQFSRVGNFYFLCVGVPQMIPGLSTTGSYTTILPLLFFVCLTIVKEGYDDYRRHRLDKVENANFATVLGREDQFTGKPKPERPWDRWNPFRTKTTAEPRPIADEEFKNVRWVPTRWSNVKVGDVVRLSRDEPVPADLILLHSDGENGMAYIDTMALDGETNLKSKQVAHGFEDCDTIKGIAACQAEFVVEDPNPELFNFDGRVTINGKAVPLTLNEVVYRGSVLRNTTCAIGVVINTGEECKVRMNSNQHPRAKRPALEKVNNIIVLTLAAYVIILSVGVSMGYIHWKKAYEHHAWYLRDATVPFHEIIIAFIIMFNNVVPLALYISLEIVKIGQLLLLNSDVGMYDEETDTPARCNTNTILENLGQVGYIFSDKTGTLTDNVMKFRKISVAGTVWLHEMDLEPAEPAVSPEPVSEAGGYFVRKQSVHKAEPLSIVIPEDEPEAAVTPMSPAYSTGRRSSSHWRSTGRPDHIQPEVNTSDLLEYIRLRPYSAFSRKARDYLLAVALCHTCLPEVRDGKTEFQASSPDELALVRAAQELGYSVIHRNSKRITLQVPQPNGMIEKMTFEILDVIEFSSARKRMSIVVRYPDGRVCVICKGADSAILPRLKLSSLAMQKATEVRQSADLEREMLRRSEQMEPRNSFGGRPSLTMRRNPTVRRERSLSRRPAADRSRSFEIHKLGRASDDRPRVSVSSPRGVSFDVSRNQYLNAPANYHLPVPDRFDFLDDPSISDDSEVFTQCFKHLDDFATEGLRTLLYAQKFVSDHEYRTWKKAYDDATTSLYNRQELIEAAGDIIEQSFDLIGATAIEDKLQKGVPETIDRLRRANIKIWMLTGDKRETAINIAHSARICRPSSDLFILDVTKRPLECQLEALAEDLHAGSTHSVVVIDGQTLGAVEKSKVLSEKFYAIMILVDSVICCRASPAQKALLVRTVRSQLGRFKGRDRQGLTLAIGDGANDLAMIQASHVGIGISGKEGLQAARVADYAIAQFRFLQRLLLVHGRWNYVRTAKFILCTFWKEMFFYLPQAAYQRYNGYTGTSLYEATSLTVFNTLFTSLCTICMGIWEQDLSAETLLAVPELYVYGQRNMGLNFWKYVRWMVLAATEGVIVWFSVWAAYGSAVPGAKDEGIYALGTLVFTIGVLWINWKLFIFETHYKATLVMSSFFVTTIGWFAWVAFLDGVFGASSGPYSIRHTFRNGFGADALWWATVFIVLGFMGLMELCGKAAKRGLLVAGLWQWPPWRKHRLSDNVEEWDLELWQEMEQDPAMRARLRLLARDEETAEESAGKDEESECEEEEDDVAVRA; encoded by the exons ATGTCCGACAGCGACCTCGCCACAACGGAGAAGCGAGCCGCCCACGACTTTGCGAGCCCGGTGTTTCCGCCTGCCAAATACAACAATGCCTCTAGATCCAGGGTGCCTCTTCAGCGCCGGCTCAAagatgctgctgttgcgcTGTACCAGGCGACTGTTGTGGAGTTGATTCTTCGACAAAAGCACATCCAGGCCTCCAAAGATGGCCGCGCCATTCCTCTAGCTATTGAGCACGACAAACCCTTGATTGACACCCGTCGAGGCCACGCCTACATCTCCAACAATGTCCGCACCTCTCGCTACACGATTTGGGACTTTATTCCGAAGCAATTAATCTTTCAATTCTCCCGTGTGGGCAACTTCTACTTTCTCTGTGTTGGTGTTCCTCAGATG ATACCCGGACTCTCGACGACTGGCTCTTACACAACTATTCTACCACTGCTATTTTTCGTCTGTTTGACCATTGTCAAGGAAGGGTACGACGACTACCGACGCCATCGTTTAGACAAAGTCGAGAATGCCAATTTCGCAACTGTCCTTGGCCGTGAGGACCAATTTACGGGCAAGCCAAAGCCGGAGCGCCCTTGGGATCGATGGAACCCTTTTCGGACAAAGACAACCGCTGAGCCGAGACCGATTGCTGACGAAGAATTTAAAAACGTTCGATGGGTGCCCACCAGATGGAGCAATGTCAAAGTTGGTGATGTGGTGCGACTGTCGCGCGACGAGCCCGTGCCTGCCGACCTCATCCTCCTGCACAGTGATGGCGAAAATGGCATGGCATATATCGACACAATGGcactcgacggcgagacgaACCTCAAGTCGAAGCAGGTGGCACACGGCTTCGAGGACTGCGACACCATTAAAGGCATCGCCGCGTGTCAGGCAGAATTCGTCGTTGAAGACCCCAATCCGGAGCTGTTCAACTTCGATGGTCGCGTCACCATCAACGGCAAGGCTGTTCCGTTGACGCTAAACGAGGTCGTCTACCGCGGCAGCGTGTTGCGCAACACCACCTGTGCCATTGGTGTCGTCATCAACACGGGAGAGGAGTGCAAGGTTCGCATGAACTCGAATCAGCATCCGCGAGCCAAGCGTCCTGCGCTCGAAAAGGTCAACAACATCATCGTTCTCACACTGGCCGCCTACGTCATCATCCTCTCTGTTGGCGTTTCCATGGGTTACATCCATTGGAAGAAGGCATACGAGCACCATGCTTGGTACCTTCGAGACGCTACCGTGCCGTTCCACGAGATCATCATCGCATTTATCATCATGTTCAACAACGTCGTGCCGCTGGCGTTGTACATCAGCTTAGAAATTGTCAAGATTGGACAACTTCTGCTGCTGAACTCCGACGTCGGCATGtacgacgaggagacggacacGCCTGCGCGATGCAATACCAACACCATCCTTGAGAACCTGGGCCAGGTGGGCTATATCTTTTCGGATAAGACGGGTACTTTGACGGACAATGTCATGAAGTTTCGAAAGAtcagcgtcgccggcaccgttTGGCTCCATGAGATGGATCTAGAGCCTGCCGAGCCCGCCGTATCTCCCGAGCCGGTTTCAGAGGCAGGAGGGTACTTTGTCAGGAAACAGTCAGTGCACAAGGCTGAGCCCCTCAGTATCGTCATCCCCGAGGATGAACCTGAAGCAGCTGTGACACCCATGTCACCGGCTTACTCCACGGGAAGGCGGTCGTCATCGCACTGGCGCTCCACGGGTCGCCCTGACCACATTCAACCTGAGGTCAATACATCAGATCTCCTCGAATATATCCGCCTGCGCCCATACTCGGCATTCTCTAGAAAAGCTAGAGATTatcttcttgccgtcgcccTTTGCCATACCTGTCTGCCTGAAGTGCGCGATGGCAAGACAGAATTTcaggcctcgtcgcctgATGAGCTCGCACTCGTTCGCGCTGCACAGGAGCTGGGTTATTCAGTCATTCACCGCAACTCGAAGCGCATTACTCTCCAAGTACCACAGCCTAACGGGATGATCGAGAAGATGACCTTTGAGATACTCGATGTCATTGAATTCAGCAGCGCACGAAAACGAATGTCCATCGTGGTCCGCTACCCTGAcgggcgtgtgtgtgtcaTCTGCAAAGGTGCCGACTCGGCGATACTCCCGCGCCTCAAACTATCCTCGTTGGCAATGCAGAAGGCCACCGAGGTCCGACAAAGCGCTGATCTCGAGCGCGAGATGCTTCGGCGCAGTGAGCAGATGGAACCGCGGAACAGCTTCGGTGGCAGGCCCAGCCTCACCATGCGGCGAAACCCAACTGTGCGCCGGGAGCGGAGCTTGAGTCGACGCCCGGCTGCCGATAGGAGCAGGTCGTTCGAGATTCACAAGCTCGGGCGCGCATCAGATGACCGACCACGGGTTTCCGTCTCATCTCCCCGTGGGGTCTCGTTTGATGTGTCCAGAAATCAGTATCTCAACGCTCCAGCCAACTATCACTTACCAGTACCTGACCGCTTCGACTTCCTCGACGATCCTTCCATCAGCGACGATTCGGAAGTGTTCACTCAATGCTTCAAGCACCTGGACGACTTCGCAACGGAGGGTCTGCGAACGCTGCTGTATGCGCAGAAATTTGTTTCCGATCACGAGTATCGCACCTGGAAAAAGGCATATGATGACGCTACGACAAGCTTATATAACCGCCAGGAACTGATTGAGGCTGCTGGCGATATAATTGAGCAGTCATTTGACCTAATAGGCGCCACTGCCATCGAGGACAAGCTACAGAAAGGCGTTCCCGAGACAATCGACAGGCTGCGTCGCGCGAACATCAAGATTTGGATGCTCACGGGTGACAAGCGCGAAACGGCAATCAACATCGCGCACTCTGCTCGCATCTGTCGGCCTAGCTCAGACCTGTtcatcctcgacgtcacCAAACGCCCACTCGAGTGTCAACTGGAGGCTCTTGCAGAAGATCTACACGCCGGGTCGACGCACAGCGTGGTTGTCATTGATGGCCAAACTCTGGGGGCTGTGGAAAAGTCCAAAGTGCTATCCGAGAAGTTTTATGCCATCATGATTCTCGTCGACTCGGTCATATGCTGCAGAGCGTCGCCGGCACAAAAAGCACTCCTAGTGCGCACCGTGCGCTCACAGCTGGGGAGGTTCAAGGGCAGGGACCGACAGGGCCTGACGCTGGCCATTGGCGACGGTGCGAATGATCTGGCCATGATCCAAGCAAGCCACGTCGGCATCGGTATCTCGGGCAAAGAGGGCCTCCAAGCCGCCCGTGTGGCCGATTATGCCATCGCTCAATTTCGCTTCCTTcagcggctcctcctcgtccacggtAGGTGGAACTATGTGCGAACCGCCAAGTTCATTCTCTGCACGTTTTGGAAAGAAATGTTTTTCTATCTCCCGCAAGCCGCGTATCAGAGGTACAATGGATACACGGGTACCTCGCTCTACGAAGCGACGAGTCTCACGGTCTTCAACACGCTCTTCACCAGCCTGTGCACCATCTGCATGGGCATCTGGGAGCAGGACCTCTCCGCGGAGACTCTGCTGGCCGTTCCGGAACTCTACGTCTACGGGCAGCGGAACATGGGTCTCAATTTTTGGAAATACGTGCGGTGGATggtgctcgccgccacggaggGTGTCATCGTGTGGTTCAGCGTGTGGGCCGCGTACGGTAGCGCCGTCCCAGGAGCCAAGGACGAAGGCATCTACGCTCTGGGGACCTTGGTGTTCACCATCGGGGTCCTGTGGATCAACTGGAAACTATT TATATTCGAGACGCACTACAAGGCCACCCTGGTCATGTCCTCGTTCTTCGTCACGACTATCGGCTGGTTTGCCTGGGTCGCCTTTCTCGACGGCGTGTTCGGCGCGTCGTCCGGGCCGTACTCGATCCGCCATACTTTCAGGAACGGCTTCGGGGCCGACGCGCTATGGTGGGCGACGGTCTTCATCGTGCTGGGCTTCATGGGGCTCATGGAGCTGTgcggcaaggccgccaagcgGGGCCTGCTCGTTGCCGGCCTCTGGCagtggccgccgtggcgaaAGCACCGGCTCAGTGATAACGTTGAGGAGTGGGACCTCGAGCTTTGGCAGGAGATGGAGCAGGACCCTGCCATGCGGGCGCGGCTCAGGCTCCTTGCTCGGGATgaggagacggcggaggagagtgcgggcaaggacgaggagTCGGAGTgtgaagaagaggaagacgacgtgGCGGTGCGCGCCTGA
- a CDS encoding Asparaginase (COG:E~EggNog:ENOG503NVAZ) — translation MPRPKVTIFGTGGTIAGSATNACQTTGYAPAVLTVDALIRDVPELGQAAQLRSEQLVNVGSPDITSAQLLRMAQRIQRELDGDCQGVVVTHGTDTIEETAFFLELTIQSEKPVVLVGAMRPATAHSADGPMNLLCGVNLAADRCAKKRGVMIVLNDRICAPRFTTKTNANSLDSFKATEQGYLGVFVNSQPVFYYPPCRPLSHNYFNVTRCNPAAGLPDVDILYGHLGLRSGLFKAAIDQGAGGIVLAGMGTGCWNTEDGKRIMAFVEKKGKAVPVVASRRTACGFVGGTSNYGLGDSCIGGGFLDPHKCRIQLQLALAAGLDAASIRDLFEGNRPGAAVTESRIREWRIL, via the coding sequence ATGCCGCGCCCCAAGGTGACCATATTCGGCACAGGTGGGACCATCGCTGGATCGGCCACCAATGCGTGCCAAACGACAGGATACGCGCCTGCGGTGCTGACCGTCGATGCCCTGATCAGGGACGTGCCGGAGCTCGGCCAAGCAGCACAGTTGCGAAGCGAGCAGCTTGTCAATGTGGGAAGCCCAGACATCACGTCTGcccagctgctgcgcatGGCCCAGCGTATCCAGAGGGAACTCGACGGAGACTGCCAGGGCGTGGTTGTCACGCACGGGACCGATACcatcgaggagacggccttcttcctcgagcTGACGATACAGTCGGAAAAGCCCGTCGTGTTGGTTGGTGCGATGcggcccgccaccgcccacaGTGCCGACGGGCCGATGAATCTGCTCTGCGGCGTTAACCTAGCTGCAGATCGTTGCGCGAAGAAAAGGGGCGTCATGATCGTGCTCAACGACCGCATCTGCGCGCCGAGATTCACGACCAAGACCAACGCCAACTCGCTCGACAGTTTCAAAGCAACCGAGCAAGGCTACCTGGGAGTCTTTGTCAACTCACAGCCTGTCTTTTACTATCCGCCTTGCCGACCACTGAGCCACAACTACTTCAACGTCACGCGCTGCAACCCGGCAGCAGGTCTGCCGGACGTCGATATCTTGTACGGCCACTTGGGTTTACGGTCTGGCTTGTTCAAGGCAGCCATCGAccaaggcgcgggcggcatcgtaCTTGCAGGCATGGGAACGGGATGCTGGAAcaccgaggacggcaagagGATCATGGCCTTTGTtgagaagaagggcaaggcggTGCCCGTGGTGGCAAGTCGCCGCACCGCGTGTGGTTTCGTCGGAGGCACGTCCAATTACGGCTTGGGGGACTCGTGCATTGGCGGCGGCTTTTTGGATCCGCACAAGTGCCGTATCCAGCTTCAGCTCGCACTCGCGGCTGGTCTCGACGCGGCGTCCATCCGCGATCTTTTCGAAGGCAATCGGCCAGGAGCTGCGGTCACCGAGTCGAGGATTCGCGAATGGCGAATTTTGTAG
- the SUA7 gene encoding transcription initiation factor IIB (COG:K~EggNog:ENOG503NU54~BUSCO:EOG09262PAY), with protein MLPPGGEGNAGAFQEDLNNILCCPDCKEIPPNLVEEFSSGDMVCQSCGVVVGTRIIDTRSEWRTFANDDHGGDDPSRVGGPQDEFIEGEQLATTVAFSESKAHKALSRTQNNANQDKAQKGLMQAYKEIVSLCEAINMGQNVSNAAKHIFKLVDKYKFMKGKPQEAVIAGCIFIACRQNNVPRTFREIFNLTSVSKKEVGRVFKQLQKFLQKLQDTEGEGATGLNTVTNYENTSVGAEDLCGRYVSQLGFKNQQKISKISRALAERANDISALAGRSPLSVAAACIYMACHLVGEPRSSTPIAKQAGVSDGTVKTAYKHLFAARDQLIDKEWLDEGMSMDNIPQVQA; from the coding sequence ATGCTCCCACCGGGTGGAGAAGGGAATGCAGGGGCGTTCCAAGAGGATCTGAATAATATCCTTTGCTGCCCCGACTGTAAAGAGATACCACCGAATCTCGTCGAGGAGTTTTCGAGCGGTGACATGGTGTGTCAGAGCtgcggcgttgtcgtcggcaccCGCATCATAGACACCCGATCCGAGTGGCGTACCTTTgccaacgacgaccacggcggTGACGACCCGAGCCGAGTCGGCGGACCGCAGGACGAGTTCATCGAGGGAGAACAGCTagccaccaccgtcgccttTTCCGAGTCCAAGGCGCACAAGGCGCTGTCGCGAACGCAGAACAATGCCAACCAGGACAAGGCGCAGAAGGGACTCATGCAGGCGTACAAGGAGATCGTCTCGCTCTGCGAGGCCATCAACATGGGCCAAAACGTAtccaacgccgccaagcACATCTTCAAGCTGGTAGACAAGTACAAGTTTATGAAGGGCAAGCCGCAAgaggccgtcatcgccggctgCATCTTTATCGCGTGCCGCCAGAACAACGTGCCTCGCACCTTTCGAGAAATCTTCAACTTGACTAGCGTCAGCAAGAAGGAGGTCGGAAGGGTCTTCAAGCAGCTGCAAAAGTTCCTCCAGAAGCTGCAAGACACCGAGGGAGAGGGCGCAACGGGCCTCAACACCGTCACCAACTACGAGAACACGTCagttggcgccgaggacctgtGCGGCCGCTACGTATCGCAGCTCGGTTTCAAGAACCAGCAGAAGATTAGCAAGATCTCGCGTGCCCTAGCCGAAAGGGCCAACGACATAtcggccttggccggccGATCGCCCCTTTCCGTTGCGGCTGCGTGCATCTACATGGCTTGCCACCTTGTTGGGGAGCCgcggtcgtcgacgcccatTGCCAAGCAGGCCGGCGTGAGCGACGGCACGGTCAAAACGGCTTACAAGCATTTGTTCGCCGCCCGTGACCAGCTCATCGATAAGGAGTGGCTCGATGAAGGCATGAGCATGGACAATATCCCACAGGTGCAGGCCTGA
- the TRP4 gene encoding Anthranilate phosphoribosyltransferase (EggNog:ENOG503NWSM~COG:E~BUSCO:EOG09262N10): MASQQPIGSGQADLPPVDIKPLLTKLWPVDTEVTPDEIAEAISHFFTNQVTEAQTASLLMALHFTKMDFRADVLAKCAHVMMQAAAPIPTAELRQVLERRGRKEGSYGGGLCDIVGTGGDAHNTFNISTTSSILASALLLVSKHGNKASTSKSGSADMVNCMQPRAPIISAVKPDSLVKVYSATNYSFLFAPVFHTGMRYVAPVRKQLPWRTIFNNVGPLANPVDDVLEARVIGVGRRDLGPAFAEALRTAGCRKALIVCGEEELDELSCAGPTLCWMLKEKTPGGEISVEHFKVSPSDFGFQPHPLSEVSPGKEPAENAEILRRILHGEMPEDDPLIDFVLINTAALLVVSGICESNTSDMGHGDDGKVVTERGPAGQRWKEGVRRARWAIKSGEAWKQWQAFVDVTNEIGA; the protein is encoded by the exons ATGGCGAGCCAACAACCCATTGGGTCAGGCCAGGCCGacctgccgcccgtcgatATCAAGCCATTGTTGACCAAGCTTTGGCCCGTCGACACCGAGGTCACGCCCGACGAGATTGCCGAGGCCATCTCTCACTTCTTCACCAATCAAGTCACCGAGGCCCAGACGGCCTCGTTGCTCATGGCGCTGCACTTCACCAAGATGGACTTTCGGGCAGATGTCCTGGCCAAGTGCGCCCACGTCATGATGCAGGCCGCCGCTCCCATACCAACAGCGGAGCTGCGGCAAGTCCTGGAGCGACGCGGGAGGAAAGAGGGCAGTTACGGAGGTGGCCTG TGTGATATCGTCGGAACCGGCGGTGACGCCCACAACACCTTCAACATCAGCACGACGTCTTCTATCCTTgcgtcggcgctgctctTGGTATCAAAGCACGGCAACAAGGCCAGCACGTCCAAGTCGGGCAGCGCGGACATGGTCAACTGCATGCAGCCGCGGGCCCCCATCATCAGCGCCGTCAAGCCCGACTCCCTTGTCAAGGTCTACTCGGCCACCAACTACAGCTTCCTGTTCGCTCCCGTCTTCCACACCGGCATGCGCTACGTGGCACCCGTCCGCAAGCAGCTGCCGTGGAGGACTATCTTCAACAACGTGGGTCCGCTGGCGaaccccgtcgacgacgtgcttGAGGCGCGAGTCATTGGTGTTGGCCGCAGAGACCTCGGGCCTGCATTTGCCGAGGCTCTGAGGACGGCCGGTTGCCGAAAGGCCCTGATCGTCTGCGGAGAGgaagagctcgacgagctcagCTGCGCCGGCCCGACGCTCTGCTGGATGTTGAAGGAGAAgacgcccggcggcgagataTCCGTCGAGCACTTCAAGGTGTCGCCGAGCGACTTTGGATTCCAGCCACACCCGCTGAGCGAGGTGTCGCCGGGCAAGGAGCCGGCCGAGAACGCCGAGATCCTGCGCCGCATCCTGCACGGCGAGatgcccgaggacgacccTCTCATCGATTTTGTTCTCATCAACACTGCCGCCCTCTTGGTCGTGTCTGGCATCTGCGAGTCGAACACCAGCGACATggggcacggcgacgacggaaaGGTCGTCACGGAGCGCGGTCCGGCGGGGCAGCGCTGGAAGGAAGGCGTGCGAAGAGCCCGCTGGGCCATTAAGAGCGGCGAGGCATGGAAACAGTGGCAGGCGTTTGTGGACGTGACCAACGAGATTGGTGCTTGA
- a CDS encoding uncharacterized protein (EggNog:ENOG503PIM6~TransMembrane:1 (o27-48i)): MAPVSNRAAASPDDSTSSPPPLGSRPWVVISIVFGALCVVGITASLIHRQYKKRRPYREVAGGPADMQPVVVVGVPMSSRPPSLTATWPKPSPSLSIGGSMRSMRSVVVVDDEELEAQRAEIIRKSLASRASSHDTLQQQPLPCYGEGDESYPRQHGEQQVEKPQSPDRQQQQQQQKDVGDTEVDTPVESPVGMVRDWKRWEAGVRQDRSRSLAHHPSMEDTSATDARAAVARSLATSPPAHRPLTYPATTDVSLALPFGGRQLPMYSPLSPVGEAENEYTHF; the protein is encoded by the coding sequence ATGGCTCCCGTGAGCAACCGAGCCGCGGCCTCTCCCGATGACTCCACCTCTTCCCCGCCACCCCTGGGGAGCAGGCCCTGGGTCGTCATCAGCATCGTCTTCGGCGCCCTatgcgtcgtcggcatcacCGCATCGCTCATCCACCGACAGTACAAGAAGCGGAGGCCGTACCGGgaggtcgccggcgggcCCGCCGACAtgcagcccgtcgtcgtcgtgggggTCCCTatgagcagcaggccgcccagTCTCACCGCGACGTGGCCcaagccgtcgccgtcgctgagcatcggcggcagcatgcgcagcatgcgcagcgtcgtcgtcgtcgacgacgaggagctggaggcgcaGAGGGCGGAAATCATTCGCAAGtcgctcgccagccgcgcctcgtcgcacgacaccctgcagcagcagccgctccCTTGTtacggcgagggcgacgagtcGTACCCGCGCCAACACGGAGAACAACAAGTCGAGAAGCCGCAAAGCCCAGACagacaacaacagcagcagcagcagaaggaCGTCGGCGACACTGAAGTCGACACGCCGGTGGAGAGCCCCGTCGGCATGGTGCGAGACTGGAAGCGATGGGAGGCTGGCGTCCGTCAGGACAGGTCTCGATCCCTCGCGCACCACCCCAGCATGGAAGACACATCCGCGACCGATGCGAGAGCTGCTGTGGCACGTTCGCtagcgacgtcgccgccggcccatcGCCCCTTGACCTATCCGGCGACGACCGACGTTTCGCTAGCATTGCCCTTTGGAGGCCGGCAGCTTCCCATGTACTCGCCCTTGTCTCCGGTGGGAGAGGCGGAGAATGAGTACACGCATTTTTAA